One Pseudodesulfovibrio senegalensis DNA segment encodes these proteins:
- a CDS encoding ABC transporter ATP-binding protein, with protein MSGADDTVLNVRRCAKFFGSKLVFKDVSCSLRAGEVLLVAGANGAGKSTLVKIMAGLARPSAGDVSLNLPDERVAYLGHSTFLYPGMTARANLSFWAGMYGLKPTADELDAVLQRVGLFRAAEEKAGGFSRGMAQRLNLARVYLVRPSLVFLDEPGTGLDVRSLSMLRDEIVAYREQGVSIVWISHHLGEDVAMADTVLCLAKKRVDYYGPATDFDAGRLLC; from the coding sequence ATGTCCGGTGCTGACGACACTGTCCTGAACGTGCGCCGTTGCGCCAAGTTCTTCGGTTCCAAGCTGGTCTTCAAGGACGTGAGCTGTTCTCTGCGGGCCGGGGAGGTGCTGCTGGTGGCCGGGGCCAACGGCGCGGGCAAGTCCACGCTGGTCAAGATCATGGCCGGGCTGGCGCGGCCCTCTGCCGGAGACGTTTCCCTGAACCTGCCGGACGAACGGGTCGCCTATCTGGGACATTCCACTTTTTTGTATCCGGGCATGACCGCCCGCGCCAACCTGAGCTTCTGGGCCGGCATGTACGGCCTGAAGCCGACTGCGGATGAGCTGGACGCGGTGTTGCAGCGTGTCGGGCTGTTTCGGGCCGCAGAGGAAAAGGCCGGAGGGTTTTCCCGGGGCATGGCCCAGCGTCTGAATTTGGCACGTGTGTATCTGGTGCGACCGTCGCTGGTGTTTCTGGACGAACCCGGCACCGGGCTGGACGTGCGCTCGCTCTCCATGTTGCGTGACGAGATTGTCGCGTATCGGGAGCAGGGCGTTTCCATTGTCTGGATTAGTCACCATTTGGGCGAAGACGTGGCCATGGCCGACACCGTGCTCTGTCTAGCCAAAAAGCGCGTTGACTACTACGGCCCCGCAACGGATTTCGATGCCGGGAGGCTGTTGTGTTGA